A genomic segment from Streptomyces sp. NBC_01233 encodes:
- a CDS encoding O-methyltransferase, which translates to MTKGNSTKITDELYRYVLGHNPPLDAVQRGLVATTYAKFPDVAGMQSAEEQGPLLAFLVRLTGARHIVEVGTFTGFSALSMAQALPADGRLIACDVSEEWTAYGRQAWEEAGVADRIELRIAPALETLQAMPAEPHIDMAYVDADKQSQIAYWEELVPRLRPGGLIVTDNTLYHGTVLDESATGAAAGVRAYNEHVAADPRMESVLLAVSDGLTLSRKR; encoded by the coding sequence ATGACCAAGGGCAACAGCACCAAGATCACGGACGAGCTCTACCGGTACGTGCTCGGCCACAACCCCCCGCTGGACGCGGTCCAGCGGGGGCTGGTGGCGACGACGTACGCGAAGTTCCCCGACGTCGCCGGAATGCAGTCGGCCGAGGAGCAGGGGCCGCTGCTGGCCTTCCTGGTCCGGCTCACGGGCGCGCGCCACATCGTCGAGGTCGGCACCTTCACCGGCTTCTCGGCCCTGTCCATGGCCCAGGCCCTGCCGGCCGACGGCCGCCTCATCGCCTGCGACGTCTCCGAGGAGTGGACGGCGTACGGCAGGCAGGCCTGGGAGGAGGCGGGCGTCGCGGACCGCATCGAGCTGCGGATCGCACCGGCCCTGGAGACCCTGCAGGCGATGCCGGCCGAACCCCACATCGACATGGCCTACGTGGACGCGGACAAGCAGAGCCAGATCGCCTACTGGGAGGAGCTGGTGCCGCGGCTGCGTCCCGGCGGCCTGATCGTCACGGACAACACGCTCTACCACGGCACGGTCCTCGACGAGTCGGCCACGGGCGCGGCCGCGGGCGTCCGCGCCTACAACGAGCACGTCGCTGCGGACCCGCGCAT
- a CDS encoding HAD family hydrolase, producing MTVLVASDLDRTLIYSTAALGLTMPDPVAPRLLCVEVHESKPLSYMTETAAGLLAELTADPTVVFVPTTTRTRKQYQRIRFPGRPAPYAICANGGQLLVDGVPDRDWRRQVAARLARECAPLEEVHQHLLSTADPAWLRKARVAEDLFAYLVVERALVPDEWLKALTEWSESRGWAVSLQGRKIYAVPRPLTKSAAMHEVARRTGATTTLAAGDSLLDADLLLAADAGWRPGHGELADAAWTAPSVTALTTAGVLAGEEILRAFTREAVRLGRLGA from the coding sequence GTGACTGTCCTCGTAGCCAGTGATCTCGACCGTACGCTCATCTACTCGACGGCCGCCCTCGGCCTGACCATGCCCGACCCGGTGGCCCCGCGGCTGCTGTGCGTAGAGGTCCACGAGAGCAAGCCGCTGTCCTACATGACCGAGACGGCGGCGGGACTGCTGGCGGAGCTGACGGCCGACCCCACGGTGGTCTTCGTGCCCACCACCACCCGCACCCGCAAGCAGTACCAGCGCATCCGCTTCCCCGGCCGCCCGGCCCCATACGCGATCTGCGCCAACGGCGGGCAGCTGCTCGTCGACGGGGTGCCGGACCGGGACTGGCGGCGGCAGGTCGCGGCGCGCCTGGCACGCGAGTGCGCCCCGCTGGAGGAGGTCCACCAGCACCTGCTGTCCACGGCCGACCCGGCGTGGCTGCGCAAGGCGCGGGTGGCGGAGGACCTCTTCGCGTACCTCGTCGTCGAGCGGGCCCTGGTCCCGGACGAATGGCTCAAGGCGCTGACGGAATGGTCCGAGAGCCGCGGCTGGGCGGTCTCGCTCCAGGGCCGGAAGATCTACGCCGTCCCGCGCCCGCTCACGAAGAGCGCCGCGATGCACGAGGTCGCCCGCCGGACGGGGGCGACCACCACCCTCGCCGCCGGCGACTCGCTGCTGGACGCGGACCTGCTGCTGGCGGCGGACGCGGGCTGGCGCCCGGGCCACGGCGAACTGGCCGACGCGGCCTGGACCGCGCCTTCGGTGACGGCCCTGACCACGGCGGGCGTCCTGGCCGGTGAGGAAATACTCCGCGCGTTCACCCGTGAGGCGGTCCGGCTCGGCAGACTGGGCGCATGA
- a CDS encoding phosphoribosyltransferase, whose protein sequence is MEAVWSGTWVAERLGVSLEDSEGGPRLTELLGLALRRNPKRAHLLVSQVLGKHVPQSPQTVYAAGYGLGERVRALLGEDGAATAVVLGYAETATGLGHCVADGLGRAPYLHSTRRPVPGVEPAGGFEEAHSHATSHLLLPEDPRLLAGSGPLVLVDDEFSTGNTVLNTIRDLHARHPRSHYVVVALVDMRSPADRDRLTAFAAELGARVDLVALASGTVSLPDGVLAKGQALVEEHEAAEGFPAAGHIEPLRRVKSGGLGAAPADGPQPITRVDLNWPSGVPEGGRHGFTPAHRARLEAALPELAGQLEAALGTEPGRVLVLGNEELMYAPLRLAKALEEAGAAREVRFSTTTRSPVLAVDDPGYAIRTRLVFPAHDAPADGPGDRYAYNVAGAGFDAVVAVVDSAGDTPELHAGLLAALAPHTGRVVLAVVPSCIPGTSATSGISERQEPTMPEPLRGPAFSSYAPEDVGWLLQDFSDVELEAPTEEREEAIQAGGAHYAESLPVEYQPSPQYQELYQSALTASAARIARAVGTVTETVLAERSPSPVLVSLARAGTPVGVLMRRWAQTRHGLDLPHYAVSIVRGRGIDANALRWLAAHHDPADVVFVDGWTGKGAITRELREALAEFEGFNPEIVVLADPGSCVDTYGTREDFLIPSACLNSTVSGLISRTVLRSDLVGPADFHGAKFYRELAGADVSVAFVDTVAAHFDDVADAVDAEVKELLAADRTPIWEGWAAVERISEEYGIHDVNLVKPGVGETTRVLLRRVPWKILAQRGAGADLDHVRLLAEQRGVPVEDVDGLPYTCVGLIHPRFTRGATGADGKAVASK, encoded by the coding sequence ATCGAAGCAGTGTGGTCGGGTACCTGGGTCGCGGAGCGGCTGGGCGTCAGCCTGGAGGACTCCGAAGGGGGTCCGCGGCTGACGGAGCTGCTCGGGCTGGCCCTGCGGCGCAACCCCAAGCGGGCGCACCTGCTCGTGTCGCAGGTGCTGGGCAAGCACGTCCCCCAGTCCCCGCAGACGGTGTACGCCGCCGGGTACGGGCTCGGCGAACGCGTACGGGCGCTGCTCGGCGAGGACGGGGCCGCCACGGCGGTGGTCCTCGGCTACGCCGAGACCGCCACCGGACTCGGCCACTGCGTGGCCGACGGCCTGGGCCGCGCCCCCTACCTGCACTCCACCCGCCGGCCCGTGCCGGGCGTGGAGCCGGCCGGCGGCTTCGAGGAGGCGCACTCGCACGCCACCTCGCACCTGCTGCTGCCCGAGGACCCGCGGCTGCTCGCGGGCAGCGGTCCGCTGGTCCTCGTCGACGATGAGTTCTCCACCGGCAACACGGTCCTGAACACCATCCGCGACCTGCACGCCCGCCACCCCCGCTCGCACTACGTGGTCGTCGCCCTCGTCGACATGCGCTCCCCGGCCGACCGCGACCGGCTCACCGCCTTCGCCGCCGAGCTGGGCGCCCGGGTGGACCTCGTCGCCCTCGCCTCGGGCACGGTCTCCCTCCCCGACGGCGTCCTGGCCAAGGGCCAGGCCCTGGTCGAGGAACACGAGGCGGCCGAGGGCTTCCCCGCAGCCGGGCACATCGAGCCCCTCCGGCGTGTGAAGAGCGGGGGCCTGGGCGCAGCCCCGGCAGACGGCCCGCAGCCGATCACGCGCGTCGACCTGAACTGGCCCTCGGGGGTCCCCGAGGGCGGCCGCCACGGCTTCACCCCCGCCCACCGCGCCCGCCTGGAGGCCGCCCTGCCCGAACTGGCCGGCCAGCTCGAGGCCGCGCTCGGCACCGAACCCGGACGGGTCCTCGTACTCGGCAACGAAGAGCTGATGTACGCGCCGCTGCGCCTCGCGAAGGCCCTGGAGGAGGCGGGGGCGGCCCGCGAGGTCCGCTTCTCCACCACCACCCGCTCGCCGGTGCTCGCCGTGGACGACCCCGGCTACGCCATCCGCACCCGGCTGGTCTTCCCGGCCCACGACGCTCCCGCCGACGGCCCCGGCGACCGCTACGCCTACAACGTCGCGGGCGCCGGCTTCGACGCCGTCGTCGCCGTCGTCGACTCGGCCGGCGACACCCCCGAACTCCACGCCGGGCTGCTCGCGGCCCTCGCCCCGCACACCGGCCGCGTCGTACTGGCCGTCGTCCCGTCCTGCATACCCGGCACGTCAGCCACATCCGGCATATCCGAACGGCAGGAGCCGACCATGCCCGAGCCCCTGCGCGGCCCCGCCTTCTCCTCGTACGCCCCCGAGGACGTCGGCTGGCTGCTCCAGGACTTCTCCGACGTCGAGCTGGAGGCCCCGACCGAGGAGCGGGAGGAGGCCATCCAGGCGGGCGGCGCCCACTACGCCGAATCCCTCCCCGTCGAGTACCAGCCGTCCCCCCAGTACCAGGAGCTTTACCAGAGCGCCCTCACGGCCTCCGCCGCCCGCATCGCCCGGGCCGTCGGCACCGTCACCGAGACCGTCCTCGCCGAGCGCTCCCCCTCCCCGGTCCTGGTCTCCCTGGCCCGCGCCGGCACCCCCGTGGGCGTACTGATGCGCCGCTGGGCCCAGACCCGGCACGGCCTCGACCTGCCGCACTACGCCGTCTCCATCGTGCGCGGCCGCGGAATCGACGCCAACGCCCTGCGCTGGCTCGCCGCCCACCACGACCCCGCCGACGTCGTCTTCGTGGACGGCTGGACGGGCAAGGGCGCCATCACGCGAGAGCTGCGCGAAGCCCTCGCCGAGTTCGAGGGCTTCAACCCGGAGATCGTGGTCCTCGCCGACCCGGGCTCGTGCGTGGACACGTACGGCACCCGCGAGGACTTCCTGATCCCCTCCGCCTGTCTCAATTCCACCGTCTCCGGTCTCATCTCGCGTACGGTTCTGAGGTCCGACCTGGTCGGTCCCGCCGACTTCCACGGCGCGAAGTTCTACCGCGAGCTCGCCGGAGCCGACGTCTCCGTCGCGTTCGTCGACACCGTCGCCGCCCACTTCGACGATGTGGCCGACGCCGTCGACGCAGAGGTCAAGGAGCTGCTCGCGGCCGACCGCACCCCGATCTGGGAGGGCTGGGCGGCGGTCGAGCGGATCAGCGAGGAGTACGGCATCCACGACGTGAACCTCGTCAAGCCCGGCGTCGGCGAGACCACCCGCGTGCTGCTGCGCCGGGTGCCGTGGAAGATCCTGGCGCAGCGCGGCGCCGGGGCCGACCTGGACCACGTACGGCTGCTCGCCGAGCAGCGCGGGGTCCCGGTGGAAGACGTCGACGGGCTTCCCTACACGTGCGTAGGACTCATCCACCCCCGATTCACGCGCGGCGCCACCGGCGCCGACGGAAAGGCTGTGGCCTCGAAGTGA
- a CDS encoding HpcH/HpaI aldolase/citrate lyase family protein — protein sequence MRHFGHITPTVRKDLFHQEPAEFTGASPARVLAAALGATLYSPATRPALAADIRKQAGRGVVSMVLCLEDSISDADVCGAEENLVRQFAELDADEAELPLLFIRVRTPEQIPDLVRRLGGSVRRLAGFVLPKFDESRGIAFLEAVAQAEAVSGLPRLYAMPVLETPDLLHLETRVEALAGISRTVNSHRERVLALRLGVTDFCSAYGLRRTPDMTAYDVQIVAGVIADVVNVLSRADGTGFTVTGPVWEYFRSQQRLFKPQLRRSPFLEEGVEELRTALIEHDLDGLLREIELDRANGLLGKTCIHPAHVTPVHALSVVSHEEFCDAQDILRPERGGGGVMRSAYTNKMNEVKPHRAWAERTMLRAEVFGVAKEEVGFVDLLTAGLQV from the coding sequence ATGCGTCACTTTGGGCACATAACGCCCACCGTCCGTAAGGACCTCTTTCATCAGGAACCGGCGGAATTCACCGGAGCCTCGCCCGCCCGCGTCCTCGCCGCCGCGCTGGGGGCCACGCTCTACAGCCCGGCCACCCGCCCCGCACTCGCCGCGGACATCCGCAAGCAGGCCGGCCGCGGAGTCGTTTCCATGGTCCTCTGCCTGGAGGATTCCATCAGCGACGCCGATGTCTGCGGAGCCGAGGAGAACCTCGTCCGGCAGTTCGCCGAGCTCGACGCCGACGAAGCGGAGCTCCCGCTCCTCTTCATCCGCGTCCGCACGCCCGAGCAGATACCCGACCTGGTGCGCCGCCTGGGAGGCTCCGTGCGGCGCCTGGCCGGATTCGTACTCCCGAAGTTCGACGAGAGCCGGGGCATCGCCTTCCTCGAAGCCGTCGCCCAGGCGGAGGCCGTGAGCGGACTGCCCCGGCTGTATGCCATGCCCGTCCTGGAGACCCCGGACCTCCTGCACCTCGAAACCCGCGTCGAAGCCCTCGCCGGCATCTCCCGCACGGTCAACAGCCACCGCGAGCGGGTCCTGGCGCTCCGGCTCGGCGTGACCGACTTCTGCTCGGCGTACGGACTGCGCCGCACCCCCGACATGACCGCCTACGACGTCCAGATCGTGGCCGGCGTGATCGCGGACGTCGTGAACGTCCTCAGCCGCGCCGACGGCACCGGCTTCACCGTCACCGGCCCCGTCTGGGAGTACTTCCGCAGCCAGCAGCGCCTCTTCAAGCCCCAGCTGCGCCGCAGCCCCTTCCTGGAGGAGGGCGTGGAGGAGCTGCGCACCGCCCTCATCGAGCACGACCTGGACGGCCTGCTGCGCGAGATCGAACTCGACCGGGCCAACGGACTGCTCGGCAAGACGTGCATCCACCCCGCCCACGTCACGCCCGTGCACGCCCTCTCGGTGGTCTCGCACGAGGAGTTCTGCGACGCCCAGGACATCCTCAGACCCGAGCGCGGCGGCGGCGGAGTGATGCGTTCCGCCTACACGAACAAGATGAACGAGGTGAAGCCCCACCGGGCCTGGGCCGAGCGCACCATGCTGCGCGCCGAGGTCTTCGGTGTGGCGAAGGAGGAGGTCGGCTTCGTCGACCTCCTCACGGCCGGGCTCCAGGTGTGA
- a CDS encoding TerD family protein: MTHAMQKGSNIPVAAVAVRAVLRWTGGPEVPDVDASALLVGPDGRVRSDEDFVFYNQPRHPSGAVWRLGKKQIGDAITDAVQADLRTVTPTVDRILVVASAEDVPFQRVHDLRILLYDATATGGSEPLAYFDVQPETGAETALICGELYRRGEGWKFRALGEGYSDGLVGLATDHGISVDENAAEAAASPAAGPTSEQTTAMAPPAPPTQAPPPVQPAYGYPQPVSPAPVPGPGGDPSFRLPVQGPQFIRR, translated from the coding sequence ATGACGCACGCGATGCAGAAGGGCTCGAACATCCCGGTGGCCGCCGTGGCGGTCCGGGCGGTGCTGCGCTGGACCGGCGGCCCCGAGGTGCCGGACGTGGACGCCTCCGCGCTGCTCGTGGGCCCGGACGGCCGGGTGCGTTCGGACGAGGACTTCGTCTTCTACAACCAGCCCCGGCACCCCTCGGGAGCCGTCTGGCGGCTCGGCAAGAAGCAGATCGGCGACGCGATCACCGACGCCGTCCAGGCGGACCTGCGGACGGTGACGCCGACGGTGGACCGGATCCTGGTGGTCGCCTCCGCCGAGGACGTCCCCTTCCAGCGGGTCCACGACCTGCGGATCCTCCTCTACGACGCCACCGCGACCGGTGGCTCCGAACCGCTGGCCTACTTCGACGTACAGCCCGAGACCGGCGCCGAGACGGCGCTGATCTGCGGGGAGCTGTACCGCCGGGGCGAGGGGTGGAAGTTCCGCGCGCTGGGCGAGGGCTACTCCGACGGGCTGGTGGGCCTGGCCACCGACCACGGGATCTCGGTCGACGAGAACGCCGCCGAGGCCGCCGCGAGCCCGGCGGCGGGGCCCACCTCCGAGCAGACGACGGCGATGGCCCCGCCGGCTCCGCCCACGCAGGCCCCGCCGCCCGTCCAGCCCGCCTACGGGTACCCGCAGCCGGTGTCGCCGGCGCCGGTGCCGGGTCCGGGCGGCGACCCGTCCTTCCGGCTGCCGGTGCAGGGTCCGCAGTTCATCCGCCGCTGA
- a CDS encoding TerD family protein, whose protein sequence is MGFFDGIMGSRAVQFQSGSASSNAIELTKRHATVSLTKQGAVHGNLRVNLSWRMRTSDIGGRSGQSGQLFRHPFKLFKPDMVQAHTQGMVNVDLDMGCLYELTDGTRGAVQPLGNLLGDLNDPPYVKLSGDDRFGSASGETLYINLDHADEIKRLLVFVYIYDQTPAFDRTHAMVTLFPVTGPRIEIPLDERHPQARSCAVVSLEKVKGELVVRREVKFVYGFQAELDRLYGWGLQWGRGYKSTKS, encoded by the coding sequence ATGGGCTTCTTCGACGGCATCATGGGCAGCCGCGCCGTGCAGTTCCAGTCGGGCAGCGCCTCGTCGAACGCGATCGAGCTGACCAAGCGGCACGCGACGGTGTCGCTCACCAAACAGGGGGCCGTCCACGGCAATCTGCGCGTCAATCTGTCCTGGCGGATGCGCACCTCGGACATCGGCGGTCGCTCGGGCCAGAGCGGCCAGCTCTTCCGGCACCCGTTCAAGCTGTTCAAGCCGGACATGGTGCAGGCGCACACCCAGGGCATGGTCAACGTCGACCTCGACATGGGCTGCCTGTACGAGCTGACCGACGGCACCCGTGGCGCCGTGCAGCCGCTGGGGAACCTGCTGGGCGACCTCAACGACCCGCCGTACGTCAAGCTCAGCGGGGACGACCGGTTCGGTTCGGCCTCAGGGGAGACCCTCTACATCAACCTCGACCACGCCGACGAGATCAAGCGGCTGCTGGTCTTCGTCTACATCTACGACCAGACCCCGGCCTTCGACCGGACGCACGCCATGGTGACCCTCTTCCCCGTCACGGGGCCGAGGATCGAGATCCCGCTGGACGAGCGGCACCCGCAGGCCCGCTCCTGCGCGGTGGTCTCCCTGGAGAAGGTCAAGGGCGAGCTGGTCGTGCGGCGCGAGGTGAAGTTCGTGTACGGGTTCCAGGCCGAGCTGGACCGGCTGTACGGCTGGGGGCTCCAATGGGGGCGGGGCTACAAGAGCACCAAGAGCTGA
- a CDS encoding DUF475 domain-containing protein, protein MVLKTFGWSFAITALGLVAAVFYGGWQAFGIVAILSVLEISLSFDNAVVNAGILKKMNAFWQKIFLTIGVLIAVFGMRLVFPVVIVAISAKIGPIEAVELAINDKEMYEQLVTDAHPSIAAFGGMFLLMIFLDFIFEDRDIKWLAWLERPLAKLGKVDMLSACIALIVLAIASMTVGANAHQHGGIHVDKAQTVLISGILGLITYMVVGGLSGYFENKLEEEEEAEHEAEEEAKRSGKPVSAVAMAGKAAFFMFLYLEVLDASFSFDGVIGAFAITNDIVLMALGLGIGAMYVRSLTVYLVRQGTLDDYVYLEHGAHYAIGALAVILLVTIQYEINEIITGLVGVLLIGWSFWSSVRRNKRLELEGSTAEA, encoded by the coding sequence GTGGTTCTCAAAACCTTCGGCTGGTCGTTCGCAATCACTGCGCTCGGTCTGGTCGCAGCGGTGTTCTACGGGGGGTGGCAGGCCTTCGGGATCGTGGCGATCCTGTCCGTCCTCGAGATCTCGCTGTCCTTCGACAATGCGGTGGTCAACGCCGGAATCCTGAAGAAGATGAATGCCTTCTGGCAGAAGATCTTCCTCACCATCGGCGTGCTCATCGCGGTCTTCGGTATGCGACTGGTCTTCCCCGTTGTGATCGTCGCGATCAGCGCCAAGATCGGGCCCATCGAGGCCGTGGAACTGGCCATCAACGACAAGGAGATGTACGAGCAGCTCGTCACCGACGCTCACCCGTCCATCGCCGCGTTCGGTGGCATGTTCCTGCTGATGATCTTCCTCGACTTCATCTTCGAGGACCGTGACATCAAGTGGCTCGCCTGGCTGGAGCGTCCGCTCGCCAAGCTCGGCAAGGTCGACATGCTGTCCGCCTGCATCGCGCTGATCGTTCTGGCCATCGCCTCGATGACCGTCGGGGCCAACGCCCACCAGCACGGTGGCATCCACGTGGACAAGGCGCAGACCGTCCTGATCTCCGGCATCCTCGGCCTGATCACCTACATGGTCGTCGGCGGCCTCTCCGGCTACTTCGAGAACAAGCTGGAGGAAGAGGAGGAGGCCGAGCACGAGGCCGAGGAAGAAGCCAAGCGGAGCGGCAAGCCCGTCTCGGCCGTCGCCATGGCCGGCAAGGCCGCCTTCTTCATGTTCCTCTACCTCGAGGTCCTCGACGCCTCCTTCTCCTTCGACGGGGTCATCGGCGCCTTCGCCATCACCAACGACATCGTGCTCATGGCCCTCGGCCTCGGCATCGGTGCCATGTACGTCCGTTCGCTGACCGTCTACCTGGTCCGCCAGGGCACCCTCGACGACTACGTCTACCTGGAGCACGGCGCGCACTACGCCATCGGCGCCCTCGCCGTGATCCTGCTCGTCACCATCCAGTACGAGATCAACGAGATCATCACGGGTCTCGTCGGCGTGCTGCTCATCGGATGGTCCTTCTGGTCCTCGGTGCGCCGCAACAAGCGCCTGGAACTGGAGGGTTCCACCGCCGAGGCATGA
- a CDS encoding TerD family protein, with the protein MGVTLAKGGNVSLSKAAPNLTRVLIGLGWDARSTTGADFDLDASALLCNSGRVLGDEYFVFYNNLKSPDGSVEHTGDNLTGEGDGDDESIIIDLTKVPARVDKIVFPVSIHEADSRRQSFGQVSNAFIRVANQADGQELARYDLSEDASSETAMIFGEVYRYGGEWKFRAVGQGYASGLRGIALDFGVNVS; encoded by the coding sequence ATGGGCGTCACACTCGCCAAGGGGGGCAATGTCTCCCTGTCCAAGGCCGCACCGAACCTCACCAGGGTGCTGATCGGTCTTGGATGGGACGCGCGCTCGACCACGGGAGCCGACTTCGACCTCGATGCCAGCGCGCTGCTCTGCAACAGCGGCCGGGTGCTGGGGGACGAGTACTTCGTCTTCTACAACAACCTGAAGAGCCCCGACGGCTCCGTCGAACACACGGGGGACAATCTCACCGGCGAGGGTGACGGCGACGACGAGTCGATCATCATCGACCTGACCAAGGTGCCGGCCCGGGTGGACAAGATAGTCTTCCCGGTCTCCATCCACGAGGCGGACAGCCGCCGGCAGAGCTTCGGCCAGGTCAGTAACGCCTTCATCCGCGTGGCGAACCAGGCCGACGGCCAGGAACTGGCCCGCTACGACCTCTCTGAGGACGCCTCCAGCGAGACCGCGATGATCTTCGGCGAGGTCTACCGGTACGGGGGCGAATGGAAGTTCCGTGCGGTGGGGCAGGGGTACGCGTCGGGGCTCCGAGGCATCGCTCTAGACTTCGGGGTCAACGTTTCGTAA
- a CDS encoding TerD family protein encodes MGVSLSKGGNVSLTKAAPNLTAVIVGLGWDARTTTGVDFDLDASAILTTDQGKVTSDANFVFFNNLKSPDGSVEHTGDNTTGEGEGDDEAIKVNLAGVPADVAKIVFPVSIYEAESRQQSFGQVRNAYIRVVNHADNTELARYDLSEDASTETAMVFGELYRNGAEWKFRAIGQGYASGLRGIAQDFGVNV; translated from the coding sequence GTGGGAGTCAGCCTCAGCAAGGGCGGCAACGTCTCGCTGACCAAGGCCGCGCCTAACCTGACGGCGGTCATCGTCGGTCTGGGCTGGGATGCTCGCACCACCACCGGCGTCGACTTCGACCTCGACGCCAGCGCGATCCTGACCACCGACCAGGGCAAGGTCACCAGCGACGCGAACTTCGTCTTCTTCAACAACCTGAAGAGCCCCGACGGCTCGGTCGAGCACACCGGTGACAACACCACCGGTGAGGGCGAGGGCGACGACGAGGCGATCAAGGTCAACCTCGCCGGCGTTCCCGCCGACGTAGCCAAGATCGTCTTCCCGGTCTCGATCTACGAGGCCGAGAGCCGCCAGCAGAGCTTCGGCCAGGTCCGCAACGCGTACATCCGCGTCGTGAACCATGCCGACAACACCGAGCTCGCCCGCTACGACCTCTCCGAGGACGCCTCGACCGAGACCGCCATGGTCTTCGGCGAGCTGTACCGCAACGGCGCGGAGTGGAAGTTCCGCGCCATCGGCCAGGGCTACGCCTCCGGTCTGCGCGGCATCGCGCAGGACTTCGGCGTCAACGTCTGA
- a CDS encoding peroxiredoxin, whose product MAIEVGDKAPDFELKDNHGATVRLSDFRGEKAVVLLFYPFAFTGVCTGELCELRDQLPRFQNDDVQLLAVSNDSVPTLRVFGEQEGLDYPLLSDFWPHGETSRAYGVFDEAKGCAVRGTFIIDKDGVVRWTVVNGLPDARDLNEYIKALDSL is encoded by the coding sequence ATGGCGATCGAGGTCGGCGACAAGGCCCCGGACTTCGAGCTCAAGGACAACCACGGCGCCACCGTGCGGCTCTCCGACTTCCGCGGCGAGAAGGCCGTGGTGCTGCTCTTCTACCCGTTCGCCTTCACGGGAGTCTGCACCGGCGAGCTGTGCGAGCTGCGCGACCAGCTCCCGCGCTTCCAGAACGACGACGTGCAGCTCCTCGCGGTCTCCAACGACTCCGTGCCGACCCTGCGGGTCTTCGGGGAGCAGGAGGGCCTGGACTACCCGCTGCTGTCGGACTTCTGGCCGCACGGGGAGACCTCCCGCGCGTACGGCGTCTTCGACGAGGCGAAGGGCTGTGCGGTCCGCGGCACCTTCATCATCGACAAGGACGGCGTGGTGCGCTGGACCGTGGTCAACGGGCTGCCCGACGCACGTGACCTGAACGAGTACATCAAGGCGCTCGACAGCCTCTGA
- a CDS encoding DUF3052 domain-containing protein — translation MSATADHAESLAARLGFQSEQVVQEIGYDDDVDQEFRDVVEELVGELVDEDYDDVADAVLLWFREEPDADDLADVLVDATELIEDGALILLLTPKTGRPGYVEASDIQEAAETAGLSLAKGAPVGKEWAATKLVTPKTAAKKR, via the coding sequence GTGAGCGCGACCGCGGACCACGCGGAGAGCCTGGCCGCCCGGCTGGGTTTCCAGTCCGAACAGGTGGTCCAGGAGATCGGCTACGACGACGACGTCGATCAGGAATTTCGTGATGTCGTCGAGGAGCTCGTCGGCGAACTCGTCGACGAGGACTACGACGACGTCGCGGACGCCGTACTGCTGTGGTTCCGAGAGGAACCCGACGCCGACGATCTGGCGGACGTACTGGTCGATGCCACCGAGCTGATCGAGGACGGCGCACTGATCCTGCTGCTGACCCCCAAGACGGGCCGTCCCGGCTACGTCGAGGCCAGCGACATCCAGGAAGCCGCGGAGACCGCAGGTCTCTCGCTGGCCAAGGGCGCTCCCGTCGGCAAGGAGTGGGCCGCCACCAAGCTGGTGACGCCCAAGACTGCCGCCAAGAAGCGCTGA